Proteins encoded in a region of the Malaciobacter mytili LMG 24559 genome:
- a CDS encoding AzlD domain-containing protein yields MQESNLNLLLIIFLVAIGTYTLRISGLLLSNKLKEIKNIDIFLESIPPTLLIALIVPSIIKEGLIGVIASLFIIIIMYKTKNTFLAMFIGVLIVALQRNGLLF; encoded by the coding sequence ATGCAAGAGAGTAATTTAAATCTACTTTTAATAATATTTTTGGTGGCAATAGGAACATATACTTTAAGAATATCAGGTTTATTACTATCAAATAAATTAAAAGAAATTAAAAATATTGATATTTTTTTAGAATCAATTCCTCCCACATTATTAATTGCACTTATTGTTCCTTCTATTATAAAAGAAGGACTAATAGGAGTTATTGCAAGTTTATTTATCATTATAATAATGTATAAAACAAAAAATACTTTTTTAGCTATGTTTATAGGAGTATTAATAGTAGCTTTACAAAGAAATGGTCTTCTCTTTTAA
- a CDS encoding AzlC family ABC transporter permease, with the protein MNNDIKDGFIANLPISVSVFSYGVVLGIICTSKAISFLELAFMNIFIFAGSAQFVIVDMLTTPINIVAIVSSALLINLRYFLITASLNTLFKDTSLKNRFFIIHFVTDESWAVTINRQKQKEVTTYFLLGGGLCIFITWFLGTTLGYFFGEFISNPKVFGLDFAFLALFTAIVTSMYKSKDDFLPFLLTAIIAIILEYYLNNMFYIILSAIFGSLFYVWRKNARE; encoded by the coding sequence ATGAATAATGATATAAAAGATGGTTTTATTGCTAATTTACCAATTAGTGTAAGTGTGTTTTCATATGGAGTAGTATTGGGGATAATATGTACCTCAAAAGCTATTAGTTTTTTAGAACTTGCATTTATGAATATTTTTATTTTTGCAGGTTCTGCTCAATTTGTTATAGTAGATATGCTAACAACACCTATTAATATTGTAGCTATTGTTAGTTCGGCTCTACTTATAAATCTAAGATATTTTTTAATTACTGCATCTTTGAATACATTATTTAAAGATACAAGTTTAAAAAATAGATTTTTTATAATTCACTTTGTTACAGATGAATCATGGGCAGTAACAATAAATAGGCAAAAACAAAAAGAAGTAACTACATATTTTTTACTTGGTGGAGGATTATGTATTTTTATTACTTGGTTTTTAGGAACAACTCTTGGTTATTTCTTTGGAGAGTTTATCTCAAATCCAAAAGTTTTTGGATTAGATTTTGCTTTTCTTGCTTTATTTACTGCAATTGTTACAAGTATGTATAAATCAAAAGATGATTTTTTGCCTTTTTTATTAACAGCTATTATTGCAATAATATTAGAATACTATTTAAATAATATGTTTTATATTATTTTATCTGCAATTTTTGGCTCACTATTTTATGTATGGAGAAAAAATGCAAGAGAGTAA
- a CDS encoding AraC family transcriptional regulator, producing MENLIHNINYIKPSKEKEIFLYEGHFNNFNFEKHVHEEYTISIIEKGSMKAFFNGFNHKLDKSSIITINPDEVHSCGILNKEGYKHHSLYINPSVMKNILKENFNSELLSFKDVFFNNNMLYNKLAYFIRLDKAKIDLDLVWECQFVNLLEDILKLNTKVSSNIKPIAKNSYLIKQAKEFINDNFHQNLTLDDLSKEFNISKYHFLRLFKEQTFVSPHTYLILRRIEKAKQLLREGFSIIDTSYICGFNDQSHLNRRFKSITGLTPGKYKSFF from the coding sequence ATGGAAAATCTAATACATAATATAAACTATATCAAACCTAGTAAAGAAAAAGAGATTTTTTTATATGAGGGACACTTTAATAATTTTAATTTTGAAAAGCATGTACATGAAGAATATACTATAAGTATAATAGAAAAAGGTAGTATGAAGGCTTTTTTTAATGGTTTTAATCATAAACTTGATAAATCTTCTATTATTACTATTAATCCTGATGAAGTTCATTCTTGTGGTATATTAAATAAAGAAGGATACAAACACCACTCTTTATATATAAATCCTTCAGTAATGAAAAATATTTTAAAAGAAAATTTTAATAGTGAGCTACTATCTTTTAAAGATGTTTTTTTCAATAATAATATGCTTTATAATAAACTTGCATATTTTATTAGATTGGATAAAGCAAAAATTGACTTAGACCTTGTATGGGAATGTCAATTTGTAAATTTACTTGAAGATATTTTAAAATTAAATACAAAAGTTTCATCAAATATAAAACCTATTGCAAAAAACTCTTATTTAATAAAACAAGCAAAAGAGTTTATAAATGATAATTTTCATCAAAACCTAACATTAGATGATTTATCAAAAGAGTTTAATATCTCAAAATATCACTTTCTTAGACTCTTTAAAGAACAAACTTTTGTTTCTCCTCATACATATTTAATTTTAAGAAGAATTGAAAAAGCAAAACAACTTTTAAGAGAAGGCTTTTCAATTATAGATACTTCTTATATATGTGGTTTTAATGATCAAAGCCATTTAAATAGAAGGTTTAAATCAATTACAGGATTAACTCCAGGAAAATATAAAAGTTTTTTTTAA
- a CDS encoding response regulator transcription factor, whose product MNSTLKNLVVLYVEDQKDAQEELVHVFNKTFKKTIIADNGEEGLKKFLMHKKRNYNIDIIVTDIKMPKLNGIDMIKEVKKYDNNVKFVLTTAHTDVEYLLEAIELGITAYIVKPINIMNLLNKIEFAYQEKIDKEMLTDIVEKMKKHNIKKLDDFFNILDDSVEKNRENIYLSNNYTYSFKNKVLMKDNKYISLVNQEIMLLEYFIANSDKVITYDELLNAISVNNDMHTSLNNLRTVIKSIRKKSSKDLIKNLSGVGYKLELD is encoded by the coding sequence ATGAATAGCACTCTTAAAAATCTAGTTGTACTTTATGTAGAAGACCAAAAAGATGCACAAGAAGAATTGGTACATGTATTTAATAAAACTTTTAAAAAAACAATCATTGCTGATAATGGTGAAGAGGGCTTAAAAAAGTTTTTAATGCATAAAAAAAGAAATTATAATATTGATATTATAGTTACGGATATAAAAATGCCTAAATTAAACGGTATTGATATGATAAAAGAAGTTAAAAAATATGATAATAATGTAAAGTTTGTTTTAACTACTGCTCATACAGATGTGGAGTATCTTTTAGAAGCAATAGAATTAGGTATAACAGCATATATAGTAAAACCAATTAATATTATGAATTTATTAAATAAAATTGAGTTTGCATATCAAGAAAAAATTGATAAAGAGATGCTAACTGATATTGTTGAAAAAATGAAAAAACACAATATTAAAAAATTAGATGATTTTTTCAATATATTAGATGATAGTGTTGAAAAAAATAGAGAGAATATATATCTTTCTAACAATTACACATATAGCTTTAAAAATAAAGTATTAATGAAAGATAATAAATATATCTCATTAGTAAATCAAGAGATTATGTTATTAGAGTATTTTATTGCTAATTCGGATAAAGTAATTACTTATGATGAACTATTAAATGCCATAAGTGTAAATAATGATATGCATACAAGTTTAAATAATTTAAGAACAGTTATTAAATCAATTAGAAAAAAATCATCAAAAGATTTAATAAAAAATCTTTCAGGTGTTGGATATAAACTAGAATTAGATTAA
- a CDS encoding diguanylate cyclase, which yields MQYIKYFDDSPITFFKYKKDYTLDYVTSNVEKLLGYSAEEFLSNKIDFESLIHKNDKEKIQEQFNCIEFEEEITLEPYRLKTKENNYIWIKETKKVFFNENNEKEICSYIQDITKEINLKQNLFYTNKIIKTVYDNSLHLIALLKSNGTILRINKTALDIIKDKEEKVLNIKFWNASWWISEEEKFQLKTEIKKATKGEIVVSEKNILDKECNILDIELTIKPVYDNNRIIYLVCEGRDITLHKLKEKKINHYNEIINKQLISITDKDGIIKDCSEGFCKLTGYSKNELIGKKHTVLKHPQTKDKLYRNLWETILSKKIWKGRHKNLTKDKKVFWVENLISPNLDQNGNLEGFTAIYNNITNSKKIKDLLVIDTLTKIYNKRYFNKIFKKFIKKFENFNKSFSLIIIDIDFFKQYNDNYGHLKGDEVLSKVARTLKETLRKNDYVFRIGGEEFAVLVTNSNENSILTVAKKLKDAIYNLNLEHKFSEFNRVTISLGIKTINEKNEEKIDKNKIFLDADNALYKAKREGRNKIF from the coding sequence ATGCAATATATTAAATATTTTGATGATAGTCCAATTACTTTTTTTAAATATAAAAAAGATTATACACTAGATTATGTGACAAGCAATGTTGAAAAGTTATTGGGTTATAGTGCAGAAGAATTTTTATCAAATAAAATAGATTTTGAAAGTTTAATACATAAAAATGATAAAGAAAAAATTCAAGAGCAATTTAACTGTATAGAATTTGAAGAAGAGATAACTTTAGAGCCTTATAGATTAAAAACAAAAGAAAATAACTATATCTGGATAAAAGAAACAAAAAAAGTCTTTTTTAATGAAAATAATGAAAAAGAGATTTGTTCTTATATTCAAGATATAACAAAAGAGATTAATTTAAAACAAAATCTTTTTTATACTAATAAAATAATAAAAACTGTATATGATAACTCCTTACATTTAATTGCTTTATTAAAATCAAATGGAACAATACTTAGAATAAATAAAACAGCCTTAGATATTATAAAAGATAAGGAAGAAAAAGTTCTAAATATAAAATTTTGGAATGCTTCTTGGTGGATAAGTGAAGAAGAAAAATTTCAATTAAAAACAGAAATAAAAAAAGCTACAAAAGGAGAAATTGTAGTTAGTGAAAAAAATATTTTAGATAAAGAGTGTAATATCTTAGATATTGAACTAACAATTAAACCAGTATATGATAATAATCGTATTATATATTTAGTTTGTGAAGGTAGAGATATAACACTTCATAAATTAAAAGAAAAGAAGATTAATCACTACAATGAAATTATCAATAAACAACTTATTAGTATTACAGATAAAGATGGGATAATAAAAGATTGCAGTGAAGGATTTTGTAAATTAACTGGTTATAGTAAAAATGAATTAATAGGTAAAAAGCATACTGTTTTAAAACATCCTCAAACAAAAGATAAATTATATAGAAATTTATGGGAGACAATTCTTTCAAAAAAAATTTGGAAGGGAAGACATAAAAACCTAACAAAAGATAAAAAAGTATTTTGGGTTGAAAACCTAATCAGTCCTAATTTGGATCAAAATGGAAACTTAGAAGGTTTTACAGCCATATATAATAATATTACAAATAGCAAAAAAATAAAAGACTTATTAGTAATAGATACCCTAACAAAAATCTATAATAAAAGATATTTTAATAAAATATTTAAAAAATTTATAAAGAAATTTGAAAATTTTAATAAAAGCTTTTCTTTAATAATAATAGATATAGATTTTTTTAAACAATACAATGATAATTATGGACATTTAAAGGGTGATGAAGTATTATCAAAAGTGGCAAGGACTTTAAAAGAAACATTACGAAAAAATGATTATGTTTTTAGAATAGGAGGAGAAGAGTTTGCTGTTTTAGTTACAAATTCAAATGAAAATTCAATTTTAACTGTGGCTAAAAAATTAAAAGATGCAATTTATAATCTAAATTTAGAACATAAATTTAGTGAATTTAATAGAGTAACTATCTCTTTAGGAATAAAAACAATCAATGAAAAAAATGAAGAAAAAATTGATAAAAATAAGATTTTCCTAGACGCTGACAATGCCCTGTATAAGGCTAAAAGAGAAGGTCGAAATAAGATTTTCTAG
- the dksA gene encoding RNA polymerase-binding protein DksA, with translation MPNTKQIEELHEVLLKRKEVLLKSINGNRENINLLKDQDINDDLDYAEVVSDSFTEGMIANHHSRELAEIELALKKINDKSYGICDMCGVVIPLGRLKAKPFAKFCTECRTVYEAEQAGK, from the coding sequence ATGCCAAATACAAAACAAATTGAAGAACTACACGAAGTATTATTAAAAAGAAAAGAAGTTCTATTAAAAAGTATTAATGGAAATAGAGAAAATATTAATCTTTTAAAAGACCAAGATATTAATGATGATCTTGATTATGCTGAAGTAGTTTCTGACTCTTTTACAGAGGGTATGATTGCAAATCACCATTCAAGAGAGCTTGCAGAAATTGAATTAGCTCTAAAAAAAATAAATGATAAATCATATGGTATATGTGATATGTGTGGAGTAGTAATTCCACTAGGTAGATTAAAGGCTAAGCCATTTGCTAAATTCTGCACGGAGTGTAGAACTGTTTATGAAGCTGAACAAGCTGGTAAATAA
- a CDS encoding tRNA pseudouridine(13) synthase TruD yields the protein MVKREFIQNHKPLNFNFYQNENDFIVEELPIDFSLKGGVIVLKIRKKNLGTWDLMEILSKQLNIYENEIGYAGLKDKNATTTQYISIPKKYSKELKKFRHSKIEILDSFLHKEKLNIGDLKGNRFSINLHNVDLNTSYEIEKILKKITSFGLPNYFGFQRFGKEIKENIQKAKDLIYGELHIKDRKVEKMLISAYQSAFFNAWLVKRLKASKDNFELLEGDVFKELKTQKLFTPKKISEELKADFLSHKVVPTGLLPGRKVFRAILKAREVESKFDDSAISEKGYRRDALVFPKDISCKYNQKEQIFTLKFSLPKGSYATVLIENIANRNFNF from the coding sequence ATGGTTAAAAGAGAGTTTATTCAAAATCACAAACCATTAAATTTTAATTTCTATCAAAATGAAAATGACTTTATTGTAGAAGAGTTACCTATTGATTTTTCTTTAAAAGGTGGGGTTATTGTACTTAAAATTAGAAAGAAAAATTTAGGGACTTGGGATTTAATGGAAATTTTATCTAAGCAATTAAATATTTATGAAAATGAGATTGGTTATGCTGGATTGAAAGATAAAAATGCCACAACAACACAATATATTTCTATTCCTAAAAAATACTCTAAAGAATTAAAAAAATTTAGACATTCAAAAATAGAAATATTAGATAGTTTTTTGCATAAAGAGAAGTTAAATATTGGTGATTTAAAAGGAAATAGATTTAGTATTAATTTACATAATGTTGATTTAAATACTTCATATGAAATAGAAAAAATACTAAAAAAAATCACTTCTTTTGGTTTACCTAACTATTTTGGATTTCAAAGATTTGGTAAAGAGATAAAAGAAAATATTCAAAAGGCAAAAGATTTAATATATGGCGAGTTACATATAAAAGATAGAAAAGTAGAAAAAATGTTAATTTCTGCATATCAAAGTGCCTTTTTTAATGCTTGGCTAGTAAAGAGATTAAAAGCTTCTAAAGATAACTTTGAACTTTTAGAGGGAGATGTTTTTAAAGAACTAAAAACACAAAAACTTTTTACTCCAAAAAAAATAAGTGAAGAGTTAAAAGCTGATTTTCTTTCACATAAGGTTGTACCTACTGGATTATTACCTGGAAGAAAAGTTTTTAGAGCTATTTTAAAAGCACGAGAAGTTGAATCAAAATTTGACGATAGTGCAATTAGCGAAAAAGGTTATAGAAGAGATGCTTTAGTTTTCCCAAAAGATATTAGTTGTAAATATAATCAAAAAGAACAAATATTTACACTAAAGTTTTCTTTACCTAAAGGTTCTTATGCCACTGTATTAATAGAAAATATTGCAAATAGAAATTTTAATTTTTAA
- a CDS encoding ABC-type transport auxiliary lipoprotein family protein: protein MKKYLLILLAIIFVGCASKQQNHAINTYSLELKENLNKYETTNFSIEINKSLINKSFNTNAILYKQKPLLLEKYVKNRWIDSFNLLTTQLITQSIEESKLFKTVLISPSKIKSDFVLNSYIYEVYHQVKENKSKAILKMKFELYKGNKLINSYIYTKSLEIENNKVYGFVKATNTLLNKILEDLNSKIAKEIKN from the coding sequence ATGAAAAAATATCTATTAATTTTACTTGCTATTATATTTGTAGGTTGTGCTTCTAAACAACAAAATCATGCAATAAACACTTATTCTTTAGAATTAAAAGAGAATTTAAATAAATATGAAACTACAAATTTTTCTATAGAAATAAATAAAAGTTTAATAAATAAAAGTTTTAATACAAATGCAATATTGTATAAACAAAAGCCTCTATTATTAGAAAAATATGTAAAAAATAGATGGATAGACTCTTTTAACTTATTAACAACACAATTAATAACACAAAGTATTGAAGAAAGTAAACTATTTAAAACTGTACTTATTTCTCCTTCAAAAATAAAAAGTGATTTTGTATTAAACTCATATATTTATGAAGTATATCATCAAGTAAAAGAAAATAAATCAAAAGCTATATTAAAAATGAAATTTGAGCTATACAAAGGAAATAAGCTTATAAATAGTTATATCTATACAAAATCCTTAGAAATTGAAAACAATAAGGTTTACGGCTTTGTAAAGGCTACTAATACCCTATTAAATAAAATCTTAGAAGATTTAAATAGTAAAATTGCAAAAGAAATTAAAAATTAA
- a CDS encoding MlaD family protein → MDTKIDFFKIGLFVVTLFFLLLGFIFWLGKYGISQEKEDSYIIYFKESVSGLNVDSPVKFKGVEVGRIDDIKINPKNSEEIQITIKIKKDTPIKQDNFATLGTLGLTGLKYIELKGGNKQSELLKKNSEGLKIIASKTSVLTSLENSSEDITKELKESLIQIRKLFNNDNLKEFSQILVHTKNSLKNSEEFTNYLIQKEQHLNNMIDNIIHLTSVSSNSFETMQDAALSVKDSANKVKELSNTILLEFNKGTYDLKAISFESFNKLNNVLEQMEDTLINTQTLIENLKDSPSDILFKEKVEKLGPGE, encoded by the coding sequence ATGGACACTAAGATAGATTTTTTTAAGATTGGTCTTTTTGTAGTAACACTATTTTTTTTACTTTTAGGATTTATTTTTTGGCTTGGGAAATATGGTATTTCACAAGAAAAAGAAGATAGTTATATAATTTACTTCAAAGAGTCTGTTTCAGGACTAAATGTTGATTCTCCTGTAAAATTCAAAGGTGTAGAAGTTGGGAGAATTGATGATATAAAAATTAATCCAAAAAACTCAGAAGAAATACAAATCACTATAAAAATAAAAAAAGATACTCCTATAAAACAGGATAATTTTGCAACTTTAGGAACACTTGGATTAACAGGTCTTAAATATATAGAACTTAAAGGTGGAAATAAACAATCAGAACTTTTAAAGAAAAATAGTGAAGGATTAAAGATAATAGCTTCTAAAACTTCAGTTTTAACCTCTCTTGAAAATTCTAGTGAAGATATAACTAAAGAGTTAAAAGAGTCTTTAATACAAATTAGAAAACTTTTTAATAACGATAATTTAAAAGAGTTTTCACAAATTTTAGTTCATACAAAAAATAGTTTAAAAAATTCAGAAGAGTTTACAAACTATCTAATTCAAAAAGAACAACATTTAAATAATATGATTGATAATATTATTCACTTAACAAGTGTAAGTAGTAACTCTTTTGAGACTATGCAAGATGCTGCTTTAAGTGTTAAAGATAGTGCAAATAAAGTTAAAGAGCTATCAAATACTATCTTACTTGAATTTAATAAAGGAACTTATGATTTAAAAGCTATCTCTTTTGAAAGTTTTAATAAATTAAATAATGTATTAGAGCAGATGGAAGATACTTTAATAAACACTCAAACATTAATTGAAAATTTAAAAGATAGTCCAAGTGATATTTTATTTAAAGAAAAAGTTGAAAAACTAGGACCAGGAGAATAA
- a CDS encoding ABC transporter ATP-binding protein, protein MNIIEIKNLSTQFGNRVIHDNISFCIKENEIFGILGGSGSGKTTIIKQIVMLQKIQKGQILFLNKDILTLSQKQAEELKSNFSYLFQFGALYSFLNVIENISVMLKEYTKLPNSLIEKIAYTNLNMVGLDKSVATLYPSQLSGGMKKRVALARAIAMQPKVLFLDEPTSGLDPASAKQFNKLIKELRELLNITIIIITHDLDTIKTVLDRFIIINNKKIAFEGDIQTALKQEDNFIKDFLTINKDLQHGH, encoded by the coding sequence ATGAATATTATTGAAATAAAAAACTTATCAACTCAATTTGGAAATAGAGTTATACATGATAATATCTCTTTTTGTATTAAAGAAAATGAAATATTTGGAATTTTAGGTGGAAGTGGCTCAGGAAAAACTACTATTATTAAACAAATAGTAATGCTTCAAAAAATACAAAAAGGACAAATACTTTTTTTAAATAAAGATATTTTAACTCTTTCACAAAAGCAAGCAGAAGAGTTAAAAAGTAACTTTTCTTATCTTTTTCAATTTGGGGCTTTATACTCTTTTTTAAATGTAATAGAAAATATTAGTGTTATGTTAAAAGAGTACACAAAACTACCAAATAGCTTAATAGAAAAAATAGCCTACACAAATCTAAATATGGTTGGCTTAGATAAAAGTGTTGCAACTTTATACCCTTCTCAATTAAGTGGTGGAATGAAAAAAAGAGTTGCTCTTGCAAGGGCAATTGCTATGCAACCAAAAGTTTTATTTTTAGATGAACCAACAAGTGGCTTAGACCCAGCAAGTGCAAAACAGTTTAATAAACTTATAAAAGAGTTAAGAGAGCTTTTAAATATTACTATTATAATAATTACTCATGATTTAGATACCATTAAAACTGTACTTGATAGATTTATTATAATAAATAATAAGAAAATTGCTTTTGAGGGAGATATTCAAACTGCATTAAAACAAGAAGATAATTTTATAAAAGATTTTCTAACAATAAATAAGGATTTACAGCATGGACACTAA
- a CDS encoding MlaE family ABC transporter permease, whose translation MNDLIADIKIEEFENNSLSIFLLGKLNKQTLPKIIKKISLIKNLSKKQILIDCKDIKQLDSSAAIYLISLDKKLNFSIINLNKFEKLYNHYKKYYQEKDTNLKSKNNFIINLGKSSYTFYLELKEFIYFFGKISYFFIYSLMNPKKIRFKAMLKYIDSSAINAMGIIALTSFLVGIVIAYQGAVQLEKFGANIFIVEMICITMFREIAPLVTAIVIAGRTASSYTAEIGAMKITDEIDAMKTMGFEPTIFLTLPRVFALFISLPLLVFFADIIGVFAGMLIANLDLNITFLEFINRMYAEVPLKHLLIGIIKSMFFGIFIALIGCYRGFQVQNNTTSIGKYTTISVVSAIFVVIAFNALFSVVLTESGL comes from the coding sequence TTGAATGATTTAATAGCAGATATTAAAATAGAAGAGTTTGAAAATAACTCTTTATCTATTTTTCTTTTAGGAAAATTAAACAAGCAAACTTTACCTAAAATAATTAAAAAAATTTCTCTTATTAAAAATTTATCAAAAAAACAAATTCTTATTGATTGCAAAGATATAAAACAACTAGACTCAAGTGCTGCTATTTATCTTATCTCTTTAGATAAAAAACTAAATTTTTCCATAATTAATTTAAATAAATTTGAAAAACTTTATAATCATTATAAAAAATATTATCAAGAAAAAGATACTAATTTAAAAAGTAAAAATAATTTTATTATCAACCTAGGAAAAAGTTCATACACATTTTATTTAGAACTAAAAGAGTTTATTTATTTTTTTGGAAAAATTTCATATTTTTTTATTTATTCACTAATGAATCCAAAAAAAATAAGATTTAAAGCTATGTTAAAATATATAGATTCTTCTGCTATTAATGCTATGGGAATTATCGCTTTAACTTCTTTTCTAGTAGGAATAGTAATTGCTTATCAAGGAGCAGTTCAACTTGAAAAGTTTGGTGCAAATATTTTTATAGTTGAAATGATATGTATTACAATGTTTAGAGAAATTGCTCCTTTAGTTACAGCTATTGTAATAGCAGGAAGAACTGCAAGTTCATATACAGCAGAAATTGGAGCAATGAAAATAACTGATGAAATAGATGCCATGAAAACTATGGGTTTTGAGCCTACTATTTTTTTAACACTTCCAAGGGTTTTTGCACTTTTTATTTCCCTTCCTCTTTTAGTATTTTTTGCTGATATTATAGGTGTTTTTGCTGGAATGTTAATTGCCAATTTAGATTTAAATATTACTTTTTTAGAGTTTATAAATAGAATGTATGCAGAAGTTCCTTTAAAACACCTATTAATTGGAATTATCAAATCAATGTTTTTTGGTATTTTTATAGCTTTAATTGGTTGTTATAGAGGCTTTCAAGTACAAAATAATACTACAAGTATTGGAAAATATACAACTATTAGTGTAGTAAGTGCTATATTTGTAGTAATAGCTTTTAATGCATTGTTTTCCGTTGTATTAACAGAAAGTGGCTTATAA
- a CDS encoding tetratricopeptide repeat protein produces the protein MSLKENVDFVKNELNSEEKFLESFVKIERFYKKNKTLLIAAVVIVVVAIIGINVKKYINNQNKIEANIAFNKVLNNNNDKEALEVLKQKNEKLYEIATYVIAKKQNKTVEVNVDFFKSLTQYQKALEEQNIQKLNDVSMQKEFLLKEFAIFNKALIEAKNGKYEEAKNTLKLVPTQSSAYELVKILNHYLLTK, from the coding sequence ATGAGTTTAAAAGAGAATGTAGATTTTGTAAAAAATGAACTAAATAGTGAAGAAAAATTTCTTGAAAGTTTTGTAAAAATTGAGAGATTTTACAAAAAAAATAAAACACTATTAATTGCAGCTGTTGTTATTGTAGTTGTTGCAATAATAGGAATTAATGTAAAAAAATACATAAATAATCAAAATAAAATTGAAGCAAATATTGCTTTTAATAAAGTATTAAATAACAATAATGATAAAGAAGCTTTAGAAGTTTTAAAACAAAAAAATGAAAAGCTATATGAAATAGCAACTTATGTTATAGCAAAGAAACAAAATAAAACAGTAGAGGTAAATGTTGATTTCTTTAAAAGTTTAACACAATACCAAAAAGCATTAGAAGAGCAAAATATTCAAAAATTAAATGATGTTTCTATGCAAAAAGAGTTCTTACTTAAAGAATTTGCAATTTTCAATAAAGCTTTAATTGAAGCAAAAAATGGTAAATATGAAGAGGCAAAAAACACTTTAAAATTAGTTCCAACACAATCAAGTGCCTATGAGTTAGTGAAAATTTTAAATCACTATTTACTTACAAAATAG